The Antennarius striatus isolate MH-2024 chromosome 20, ASM4005453v1, whole genome shotgun sequence genome includes a region encoding these proteins:
- the ptchd1 gene encoding patched domain-containing protein 1, whose protein sequence is MLGGAPGLSGRWERLEPRPRARMLRQVLHAGLRSSFHAIGRFVASHPVFFASAPVLLSVLLGASFSRYRVEADVENLLAPKHSLAKIEGNLVESLFPVNRSKHALYSDLQTPGRYGRVIVTSRKGSVLDPVHLDTVLKLHRRIYQMQVMVPPTGPNSFNYSFSYLCLPDDKNVCIIDDIIRAMEEIQLARAFNRSVPVLRYPITQLADGRQAYIGHQLGGVQSWGSSRAVMGARGEGVRSARALQLTYYLQARGGLMDQVANQWEKAFCAELQHFAALHPKLGLYPSTSSSLRTDFQFSSVLAHRPLLASLGVCGMLAVLCCSMRDCVRSKPWLGLLALLSITLSGLTAAGILNLTGATYNSTYLGIPFVMLGHGLFGSFEMLSSWRRTREDQHVKERVASVFEDVMLRFSGSTLLHLLTLGLAASPLTNMEAVRLFCRTAALAVAVGYVYTLSFYSSCLVFTGYLETGYRHGCFCRRVPKPDRLDSKPAWYRCLMHTRYQDETAHTPHAVAHTPTNPNLTLTHAASLPAALHGLTANSTHTHSNPHPQDSHLLLGCVRRCYGDWITNTYVKPFVVLLYLVYISFGLMGFLQVTQGSDPSALVAMDTATVLYTRAQQRYFSSYSPVIGFYIYESAPYWNTSVQRDLLEYAKGFQRISWLEAYLNYLSDRNQSTSQPRENFTRTLRHAFLREPRFTHFADDIIFAERGQGEEPDVAASRIFLVAKTTENKREEMSVLLDTLRRLSLTSRVRFLIFNPSFVYLDRYAAAVSSPLRHSLLAALFLLGLSSLAAVEPLVSVWLGLTLASVQFGVLGFMTLWGVELDCVSVLCLIAALGHSADCSGPLLCGFASGRGDSRTRWVRAALERHGVPSLQTLVCFAAALAPLGWVRSNLTRTLFRCLTLTAACSALHTLAFLPTLLTFLPPSKSRGHRRQEGEGQRQEVECVEMNDSTRVVDQITTV, encoded by the exons ATGCTCGGCGGCGCTCCGGGGCTTTCCGGTCGGTGGGAGAGGCTCGAGCCGCGGCCGCGCGCTAGGATGCTGCGCCAGGTGTTGCACGCGGGCCTGAGGAGCTCCTTCCACGCCATTGGCCGGTTCGTGGCGAGCCACCCGGTGTTCTTCGCCTCGGCGCCCGTGCTGCTGTCCGTCCTGCTGGGGGCCAGCTTCAGCCGGTACCGGGTGGAGGCGGACGTGGAGAACCTGCTGGCCCCCAAACACAGCCTGGCCAAGATCGAGGGGAACCTGGTGGAGAGTCTGTTCCCCGTTAACCGCTCCAAACACGCGCTGTACTCCGACCTGCAGACACCGGGCCGCTACGGGCGGGTCATCGTCACCAGCAGGAAGGGGAGCGTCCTGGACCCGGTTCACCTGGACACGGTGCTGAAG CTCCACAGACGGATCTACCAGATGCAGGTGATGGTCCCGCCGACGGGTCCCAACAGCTTCAACTACTCCTTCTCCTACCTCTGTCTTCCTGACGACAAGAACGTCTGCATCATCGATGACATCATCCGCGCCATGGAGGAGATCCAGCTGGCCCGCGCCTTCAACCGGTCCGTCCCCGTCCTGCGGTACCCCATCACACAGCTGGCGGACGGGCGGCAGGCGTACATCGGCCACCAGCTGGGCGGCGTCCAGAGCTGGGGCTCCAGCAGGGCGGTGATGGGCGCCAGAGGGGAGGGCGTACGTTCTGCCCGGGCGCTGCAGCTCACCTACTACCTCCAAGCCCGCGGCGGGCTGATGGACCAAGTGGCCAACCAATGGGAGAAGGCCTTCTGTGCGGAGTTGCAGCACTTTGCGGCATTGCACCCTAAACTGGGGCTGTACCCTTCCACTTCGTCTTCTCTGAGGACCGACTTCCAGTTCTCCTCGGTGTTGGCacaccgccccctgctggccagcCTGGGGGTGTGCGGCATGTTGGCGGTCCTATGCTGCTCCATGAGGGACTGCGTGAGGTCCAAACCCTGGCTGGGGCTGCTGGCGCTCCTGTCCATCACCCTGTCGGGCCTCACCGCCGCCGGCATCCTCAACCTCACCGGCGCCACCTACAACTCCACATACCTGGGCATCCCGTTCGTCATGCTGG GCCACGGGCTCTTCGGCTCTTTCGAGATGCTGTCGTCGTGGCGACGGACCCGAGAGGACCAGCACGTGAAGGAGCGCGTGGCGAGCGTCTTCGAGGACGTCATGCTCCGCTTCTCCGGCTCCaccctcctccacctgctgaCGTTGGGCTTAGCCGCCTCGCCGCTCACCAACATGGAGGCGGTGCGGCTGTTCTGCCGCACGGCGGCATTGGCGGTCGCCGTGGGTTACGTGTACACGCTGTCCTTCTACAGCTCCTGCCTGGTGTTCACCGGTTACCTGGAGACCGGCTACCGACACGGCTGCTTCTGCCGCCGCGTCCCCAAACCGGACCGGCTGGATTCCAAACCCGCCTGGTACCGCTGCCTCATGCACACCCGCTACCAGGACGAGACCGCCCACACGCCGCACGCCGTTGCTCACACGCCCACCAACCCCAACCTGACCCTCACGCACGCCGCCAGCCTCCCCGCCGCCTTACACGGACTAACGGCTAACTCCACCCACACACATTCCAACCCCCATCCTCAGGACTCCCACCTCCTACTGGGGTGCGTGAGGCGTTGCTATGGCGACTGGATCACCAATACATACGTGAAGCCCTTCGTGGTTCTGCTGTACCTGGTTTACATCTCCTTCGGACTGATGGGCTTCCTGCAG GTAACCCAAGGTTCCGACCCAAGTGCGCTTGTTGCCATGGATACAGCCACGGTATTATACACCCGTGCCCAACAGCGCTACTTCAGCTCGTACTCCCCCGTCATCGGGTTCTACATCTACGAGAGCGCCCCCTACTGGAACACGTCGGTGCAGCGAGACCTCCTAGAATACGCCAAAGGCTTCCAGCGAATCAGCTGGCTGGAGGCGTACCTGAACTACCTGTCGGATCGCAACCAGTCCACCAGCCAGCCGCGGGAGAACTTCACCCGCACGCTCCGCCACGCCTTCCTGCGCGAGCCGCGCTTCACCCACTTCGCCGACGACATCATCTTCGCCGAACGTGGCCAGGGGGAGGAGCCCGACGTGGCGGCGTCGCGCATCTTCCTGGTTGCCAAGACGACGGAGAACAAGCGAGAGGAGATGTCGGTGCTGCTGGACACGCTGCGGCGCCTGTCGCTGACATCGCGCGTCCGCTTCCTGATCTTCAATCCGTCGTTCGTGTACCTGGACCGCTACGCGGCGGCGGTCAGCTCGCCGCTCAGACATTCGCTGCTGGCGGCGCTCTTCCTGTTGGGGCTGTCGTCGCTGGCGGCGGTGGAGCCGCTGGTGTCGGTGTGGCTCGGCCTCACGCTGGCGTCGGTGCAGTTCGGCGTGCTGGGCTTCATGACGCTGTGGGGGGTGGAGCTAGACTGCGTGTCCGTGTTGTGTCTGATCGCCGCCCTGGGGCATTCGGCGGACTGCAGCGGGCCCCTACTCTGTGGGTTCGCCTCGGGGCGGGGCGACAGCAGGACTCGCTGGGTGCGGGCGGCGCTGGAGCGACACGGCGTCCCGTCGCTACAGACGCTCGTCTGTTTCGCCGCCGCGCTGGCGCCGCTGGGGTGGGTGCGCTCCAACCTCACCCGCACACTGTTCCGCTGCCTCACCCTCACGGCCGCCTGCTCCGCCCTGCACACCCTCGCCTTCCTGCCCACCCTCCTCACCTTCCTCCCCCCTTCCAAGAGCAGGGGGCACCGCCGGCAGGAAGGGGAGGGGCAGAGACAAGAAGTGGAGTGCGTTGAAATGAACGACAGCACGCGAGTGGTTGACCAGATCACCACCGTCTGA